A single window of Dromaius novaehollandiae isolate bDroNov1 chromosome 33, bDroNov1.hap1, whole genome shotgun sequence DNA harbors:
- the DNAJB1 gene encoding dnaJ homolog subfamily B member 1 isoform X1: MGKDYYRTLGLPRGASAEDVRRAYRRQALRYHPDKNTEPGAEERFKEVAEAYDVLSDPQKREIFDKYGEEGLKGGGAPCGGTGGSTTTTAANGPRFSYTFRGDPRAMFAEFFAGRNPFDAFFAAPDDAEADDGFGVFARPPGAAAAAGGCRRQDPPVLYDLHVSLEEVLSGCTKKLKISRRRLTADGRTVRSEDKILAVEVRPGWKAGTRVTFPGEGDQTPTNVPADVVCVLRDKPHGVFRRDGADLVYPAHISLREALCGCTIQAPTLDGRTIPVAFQEVLRPGAKRRLPGEGLPFPRDPERRGDLVLEFHVRFPERIPPAAKPLLEQILPP, from the exons atgggcaAGGACTACTACCGCACGCTGGGGCTGCCGCGCGGCGCCTCGGCCGAGGACGTGAGGCGCGCGTACCGCCGGCAGGCGCTGCGCTACCACCCGGACAAGAACACGGAGCCCGGCGCCGAGGAGCGCTTCAAGGAGGTGGCCGAGGCCTACGACGTGCTCAGCGACCCGCAGAAGCGCGAGATCTTCGACAAGTACGGCGAGGAag GACTGAAAGGCGGCGGCGCCCCGTGCGGCGGTACCGGCGGtagcaccaccaccaccgccgccaACGGCCCCCGCTTCAGCTACACCTTCCGCGGCGACCCGCGCGCCATGTTCGCCGAGTTCTTCGCCGGCCGCAACCCCTTCGACGCCTTCTTCGCCGCCCCCGACGACGCGGAGGCCGACGACGGCTTCGGCGTCTTCgcccggccgcccggggccgcggcggcggcgggggggtgccGCCGCCAGGACCCCCCCGTGCTCTACGACCTCCACGTGTCCCTGGAGGAGGTGCTGAGCGGCTGCACCAAGAAGCTGAAGATCTCGCGCCGGCGCCTCACCGCCGACGGGCGCACGGTGCGCAGCGAGGACAAGATCCTCGCGGTGGAGGTGAGGCCCGGCTGGAAGGCCGGCACCCGCGTCACCTTCCCCGGCGAGGGCGACCAGACGCCCACCAACGTCCCCGCCGACGTGGTGTGCGTGCTGCGCGACAAGCCCCACGGCGTCTTCCGCCGCGACGGCGCCGACCTCGTCTACCCCGCCCACATCAGCCTCCGCGAG GCGCTGTGCGGCTGTACAATCCAGGCGCCCACGCTGGACGGCCGCACCATCCCCGTGGCCTTCCAGGAGGTGCTGCGGCCCGGGGCCAAGCGCCGGCTGCCCGGCGAGGGGCTGCCGTTCCCCCGCGACCCCGAGCGCCGCGGCGACCTCGTCCTCGAGTTCCACGTGCGCTTCCCCGAGCGCATCCCGCCCGCCGCCAAGCCCCTCCTCGAGCAGATCCTGCCCCCCTAA
- the DNAJB1 gene encoding dnaJ homolog subfamily B member 1 isoform X2 encodes MGKDYYRTLGLPRGASAEDVRRAYRRQALRYHPDKNTEPGAEERFKEVAEAYDVLSDPQKREIFDKYGEEGLKGGGAPCGGTGGSTTTTAANGPRFSYTFRGDPRAMFAEFFAGRNPFDAFFAAPDDAEADDGFGVFARPPGAAAAAGGCRRQDPPVLYDLHVSLEEVLSGCTKKLKISRRRLTADGRTVRSEDKILAVEALCGCTIQAPTLDGRTIPVAFQEVLRPGAKRRLPGEGLPFPRDPERRGDLVLEFHVRFPERIPPAAKPLLEQILPP; translated from the exons atgggcaAGGACTACTACCGCACGCTGGGGCTGCCGCGCGGCGCCTCGGCCGAGGACGTGAGGCGCGCGTACCGCCGGCAGGCGCTGCGCTACCACCCGGACAAGAACACGGAGCCCGGCGCCGAGGAGCGCTTCAAGGAGGTGGCCGAGGCCTACGACGTGCTCAGCGACCCGCAGAAGCGCGAGATCTTCGACAAGTACGGCGAGGAag GACTGAAAGGCGGCGGCGCCCCGTGCGGCGGTACCGGCGGtagcaccaccaccaccgccgccaACGGCCCCCGCTTCAGCTACACCTTCCGCGGCGACCCGCGCGCCATGTTCGCCGAGTTCTTCGCCGGCCGCAACCCCTTCGACGCCTTCTTCGCCGCCCCCGACGACGCGGAGGCCGACGACGGCTTCGGCGTCTTCgcccggccgcccggggccgcggcggcggcgggggggtgccGCCGCCAGGACCCCCCCGTGCTCTACGACCTCCACGTGTCCCTGGAGGAGGTGCTGAGCGGCTGCACCAAGAAGCTGAAGATCTCGCGCCGGCGCCTCACCGCCGACGGGCGCACGGTGCGCAGCGAGGACAAGATCCTCGCGGTGGAG GCGCTGTGCGGCTGTACAATCCAGGCGCCCACGCTGGACGGCCGCACCATCCCCGTGGCCTTCCAGGAGGTGCTGCGGCCCGGGGCCAAGCGCCGGCTGCCCGGCGAGGGGCTGCCGTTCCCCCGCGACCCCGAGCGCCGCGGCGACCTCGTCCTCGAGTTCCACGTGCGCTTCCCCGAGCGCATCCCGCCCGCCGCCAAGCCCCTCCTCGAGCAGATCCTGCCCCCCTAA
- the TECR gene encoding very-long-chain enoyl-CoA reductase isoform X1 has translation MSPCPHGTYYINHPLYTPPGECPLSPVPCPHVPTAPTTSTTRCTRHPVSVPCPLSPCPHVPTAPTTSTTRCTRHPVSVPCPLSPCPHVPTAPTTSTPRCTRHPVSVPCPMSPVPMSPCPHGAYYINHPLYTPPGECPLSPVPCPHVPTAPTTSTTRCTRHPVSVPCPLSPCPHVPTAPTTSTTRCTRHPVSVPCPLSPCPHVPTAPTTSTTRCTRHPVSVPCPLSPCPHVPTAPTTSTTRCTRHPVSVPCPLSPVPMSPCPHGTYYINPPLYTPPAYGEEQVKLALGVFLFCQLGNFSIHVALRNLRPAGSKTRKIPYPTRNPFTWLFLLVSCPNYTYEVGSWIGFTIMTQCLPVALFSLVGFVQMTIWAKGKHRSYLREFRDYPPLRSPIVPFLL, from the exons atgtccccatgtccccatggcacCTACTACATCAACCACCCGCTGTACACGCCACCCGGtgagtgtcccctgtcccctgtcccctgtccccatgtccccacggcaCCTACTACATCAACCACCCGCTGTACACGCCACCCGGtgagtgtcccctgtcccctgtccccatgtccccatgtccccacggcaCCTACTACATCAACCACCCGCTGTACACGCCACCCGGtgagtgtcccctgtcccctgtccccatgtccccatgtccccacggcaCCTACTACATCAACCCCCCGCTGTACACGCCACCCGGTGAGTGTCccctgtcccatgtcccctgtccccatgtccccatgtccccacggcGCCTACTACATCAACCACCCGCTGTACACGCCACCCGGtgagtgtcccctgtcccctgtcccctgtccccatgtccccacggcaCCTACTACATCAACCACCCGCTGTACACGCCACCCGGtgagtgtcccctgtcccctgtccccatgtccccatgtccccacggcaCCTACTACATCAACCACCCGCTGTACACGCCACCCGGtgagtgtcccctgtcccctgtccccatgtccccatgtccccacggcaCCTACTACATCAACCACCCGCTGTACACGCCACCCGGtgagtgtcccctgtcccctgtccccatgtccccatgtccccacggcGCCTACTACATCAACCACCCGCTGTACACGCCACCCGGtgagtgtcccctgtcccctgtcccctgtccccatgtccccatgtccccacggcaCCTACTACATCAACCCCCCGCTGTACACGCCACCCG CCTACGGCGAGGAGCAGGTGAAGCTGGCGCTCGGCGTCTTCCTG TTCTGCCAGCTGGGGAACTTCTCCATCCACGTGGCCCTGCGCAACCTGCGCCCCGCCG GCTCCAAGACCCGCAAGATCCCCTACCCGACCCGCAACCCCTTCACCTGGCTCTTCCTGCTCGTCTCCTGCCCCAACTACACCTACGag GTGGGGTCCTGGATCGGCTTCACCATCATGACGCAGTGTCTGCCCG TGGCCCTCTTCTCGCTGGTGGGCTTCGTGCAGATGACCATCTGGGCCAAGGGCAAGCACCGCAGCTACCTCCGGGAGTTCCGCGACTACCCGCCGCTGCGCTCGCCCATCGTCCCCTTCCTCCTCTGA
- the LOC135323945 gene encoding collagen alpha-1(I) chain-like has translation MAPWGHPAPVTTMWRCGDTWPLSPRCGTRGHPAPVTPDMAPWGHPAPVTRTWQRRGDTRPLSPRCGAVGTPGPCHLDVAPGDTRPLSPRHGAVGTPSSCPRTWQRRGDTRPLSPQCGTVGTPGPCHHDVALWGHPAPVTSMWHRGDTRPLSPRHGAVGTPSSCHPDMAALWGHLAPVTTMWCCGDTRPLSTRRGTRGHRAPVTPMWHQETPGSCHPDMAAWGHPAPVTTMWRCGDTWPLSPRCGTVGTPGPCHLNVAPWDTWPLSPRHGGAVGTPGSCHPDVAPGDTRLLSPRHGTGDTRPLSPRRGTMGHPAPVTLTWQRRGDTRLLSSPTWHQGTPGPCHPDMAALWGHPAPVTPDVAPWGHPDTVTPTWRRCGDTRLLSPQRGGMGTPSSCHPNMAALWGHPAPVTPDVAPWGHPDTVTPTWRRCGDTRLLSPQRGAMGTPGSCHPNKVVPWGHLAPVTSMWHQGTPSSCHPDMAAPWGHPAPVTTMWHQGTPGSCHPNVAPGDTRLLSPRHGGAVGTPGSCHLDMAPGTPGPCHPDMAALWGHPAPVTPDVAPWGHPDTVTPTWRRCGDTGSCHPNVAAWGHPAPVTPTWRRRGDTQPLSPQHGGAVGTPGSCHPDMAVWGHLAPVTPTWCHGDIRPLSPRHGGAVGTPGSCHPDVAPGDTRLLSPQHGGAVGTPGSCHPDMAPGDTRLLSPQHGGAVGTPSPCHPNVVPWGHPAPVTPAWCHGDTQPLSPRHGGAVRTPGSCHPNMAAPWGHPAPVTTMWCQGDTWLLSP, from the coding sequence ATGGCGCCGTGGGGACACCCGGCCCCTGTCACCACGATGTGGCGCTGTGGGGACACCTGGCCCCTGTCACCTCGATGTGGCACCAGGGGACACCCGGCCCCTGTCACCCCCGACATGGCGCCGTGGGGACACCCAGCTCCTGTCACCCGGACATGGCAGCGCCGTGGGGACACCCGGCCCCTGTCACCACGATGTGGCGCTGTGGGGACACCTGGCCCCTGTCACCTCGATGTGGCACCAGGGGACACCCGGCCCCTGTCACCCCGACATGGCGCCGTGGGGACACCCAGCTCCTGTCCCCGGACATGGCAGCGCCGTGGGGACACCCGGCCCCTGTCACCTCAATGTGGCACCGTGGGGACACCCGGCCCCTGTCACCACGATGTGGCGCTGTGGGGACACCCGGCCCCTGTCACCTCAATGTGGCACCGTGGGGACACCCGGCCCCTGTCACCCCGACATGGCGCCGTGGGGACACCCAGCTCCTGTCACCCTGACATGGCAGCGCTGTGGGGACACCTGGCCCCTGTCACCACGATGTGGTGCTGTGGGGACACCAGGCCCCTGTCAACCCGACGTGGCACCAGGGGACACCGGGCTCCTGTCACCCCGATGTGGCACCAGGAGACACCCGGCTCCTGTCACCCGGACATGGCAGCGTGGGGACACCCGGCCCCTGTCACCACGATGTGGCGCTGTGGGGACACCTGGCCCCTGTCACCTCGATGTGGCACCGTGGGGACACCCGGCCCCTGTCACCTCAATGTGGCACCATGGGACACCTGGCCCCTGTCACCCCGACATGGCGGCGCCGTGGGGACACCCGGCTCCTGTCACCCCGATGTGGCACCAGGGGACACCCGGCTCCTGTCACCTCGACATGGCACCGGGGACACCCGGCCCCTGTCACCCCGACGTGGCACCATGGGACACCCAGCTCCTGTCACCCTGACATGGCAGCGCCGTGGGGACACCCGGCTCCTGTCATCCCCGACGTGGCACCAGGGGACACCCGGCCCCTGTCACCCCGACATGGCGGCGCTGTGGGGACACCCGGCCCCTGTCACCCCCGATGTGGCGCCGTGGGGACACCCAGACACTGTCACCCCGACATGGAGGCGCTGTGGGGACACCCGGCTCCTGTCACCCCAACGTGGCGGCATGGGGACACCCAGCTCCTGTCACCCCAACATGGCGGCGCTGTGGGGACACCCGGCCCCTGTCACCCCCGATGTGGCGCCGTGGGGACACCCAGACACTGTCACCCCGACATGGAGGCGCTGTGGGGACACCCGGCTCCTGTCACCCCAACGTGGTGCCATGGGGACACCCGGCTCCTGTCACCCCAACAAGGTGGTGCCGTGGGGACACCTGGCTCCTGTCACCTCAATGTGGCACCAGGGGACACCCAGCTCCTGTCACCCCGACATGGCAGCACCATGGGGACACCCGGCCCCTGTCACCACGATGTGGCACCAGGGGACACCTGGCTCCTGTCACCCCAATGTGGCACCAGGGGACACCCGGCTCCTGTCACCCCGACATGGCGGCGCTGTGGGGACACCCGGCTCCTGTCACCTCGACATGGCACCGGGGACACCCGGCCCCTGTCACCCCGACATGGCGGCGCTGTGGGGACACCCGGCCCCTGTCACCCCCGATGTGGCGCCGTGGGGACACCCAGACACTGTCACCCCGACATGGAGGCGCTGTGGGGACACCGGCTCCTGTCACCCCAACGTGGCGGCATGGGGACACCCGGCTCCTGTCACCCCAACATGGCGGCGCCGtggggacacccagcccctgTCACCCCAACATGGTGGCGCTGTGGGGACACCCGGCTCCTGTCACCCGGACATGGCAGTGTGGGGACACCTGGCTCCTGTCACCCCAACGTGGTGCCATGGGGACATCCGGCCCCTGTCACCCCGACATGGCGGCGCCGTGGGGACACCCGGCTCCTGTCACCCCGATGTGGCACCAGGGGACACCCGGCTCCTGTCACCCCAACATGGTGGCGCCGTGGGGACACCCGGCTCCTGTCACCCGGACATGGCACCAGGGGACACCCGGCTCCTGTCACCCCAACATGGCGGCGCCGtggggacacccagcccctgTCACCCCAACGTGGTGCCATGGGGACACCCGGCTCCTGTCACCCCGGCGTGGTGCCAtggggacacccagcccctgTCACCCCGACACGGCGGCGCTGTGCGGACACCCGGCTCCTGTCACCCCAACATGGCGGCGCCGTGGGGACACCCAGCTCCTGTCACCACCATGTGGTGCCAGGGGGACACCTGGCTCCTGTCACCCTGA
- the TECR gene encoding very-long-chain enoyl-CoA reductase isoform X2 produces MKHYEVEILDAKTREKLCFLDKVEPNATVAEIKNLFNKSHPQWYPARQSLRLDPKGRSLKDEDVLQNLPVGTTATFYFRDLGAQISWVTVFLTEYAGPLLIYLLFYFRVPFLYGPRYDFTSSKHAVVHLACVCHSFHYVKRLLETLFVHRFSHGTMPLRNIFKNCTYYWGFAAWMAYYINHPLYTPPAYGEEQVKLALGVFLFCQLGNFSIHVALRNLRPAGSKTRKIPYPTRNPFTWLFLLVSCPNYTYEVGSWIGFTIMTQCLPVALFSLVGFVQMTIWAKGKHRSYLREFRDYPPLRSPIVPFLL; encoded by the exons ATGAAGCACTACGAG GTGGAGATCCTGGACGCCAAGACGCGGGAGAAGCTCTGCTTCCTGGACAAG GTGGAGCCCAACGCCACCGTCGCCGAGATCAAGAACCTCTTCAACAAGTCCC ACCCCCAGTGGTACCCGGCCAGACAGTCGCTGCGCCTGGACCCCA AGGGGAGGTCCCTGAAGGACGAGGATGTGCTGCAGAACCTGCCCGTGGGCACCACGGCCACCTTCTACTTCCGGGACCTGGGCGCCCAGATCAGCTGGGTGACG GTCTTCCTCACCGAGTACGCCGGCCCCCTCCTCATCTACCTGCTCTTCTACTTCCGCGTGCCCTTCCTCTACGGCCCCCGCTACGACTTCACCTCCAGCAAGCACGCCGTCGTGCA cctGGCCTGCGTGTGTCACTCGTTCCACTACGTGAAGCGGCTGCTGGAGACCCTCTTCGTGCACCGCTTCTCCCACGGCACCATGCCGCTGCGCAACATCTTCAAG AACTGCACCTACTACTGGGGCTTCGCCGCCTGGATGGCCTACTACATCAACCACCCGCTGTACACGCCACCCG CCTACGGCGAGGAGCAGGTGAAGCTGGCGCTCGGCGTCTTCCTG TTCTGCCAGCTGGGGAACTTCTCCATCCACGTGGCCCTGCGCAACCTGCGCCCCGCCG GCTCCAAGACCCGCAAGATCCCCTACCCGACCCGCAACCCCTTCACCTGGCTCTTCCTGCTCGTCTCCTGCCCCAACTACACCTACGag GTGGGGTCCTGGATCGGCTTCACCATCATGACGCAGTGTCTGCCCG TGGCCCTCTTCTCGCTGGTGGGCTTCGTGCAGATGACCATCTGGGCCAAGGGCAAGCACCGCAGCTACCTCCGGGAGTTCCGCGACTACCCGCCGCTGCGCTCGCCCATCGTCCCCTTCCTCCTCTGA